In Amia ocellicauda isolate fAmiCal2 chromosome 5, fAmiCal2.hap1, whole genome shotgun sequence, a genomic segment contains:
- the nr2c1 gene encoding nuclear receptor subfamily 2 group C member 1 isoform X2: MESTSQRIQLIPADGSMALAHRIQIVTDQQTGQKIQIVTALDQAGAGKQYILTNTDASTQGKVILARQEHSQGKVILASPDGSGVNQLLFTSQDMATQQIQIVTDSGSADLSPSKPIIEYCVVCGDKASGRHYGAVSCEGCKGFFKRSIRKNLVYTCRGTRECVINKHHRNRCQYCRLQRCIAFGMKQDSVQCERKPVEVSREKSVNCAASTEKIYIRKNLCSPLAATPTFVTDKETARSANLLESGMLLNIQQPFPKVENTVMMSSPEKSDSFQGDLSTLANVVTSLAHLSKTREMSDSSADLSVIETLSNGDNSIAEIQTEEQTSDITRAFDTLAKALNPGDHPHVEHMEASMHLVSGDQSGSVLEMDGPLLSDIHVAFKLTMPLPMPEYLNVNYICESASRLLFLSMHWVRSIPAFQALGQDNDTNLMKACWNELFALGLAQCSQIMNVATILAAIINHLQSSLQEDKLSPERVKIVMEHIWRMQEFCNGMAKLSLDAYEYAYLKAIVLFSPDHPGIDNILLIEKFQEKAYMELQDYVTRTYPEDTYRLSKLLLKLPALRLMSAAITEELFFAGLIGNVQIDSIIPYILKMDSADYNNQIITSIV; encoded by the exons ATGGAGAGCACATCGCAGAGGATACAGCTCATACCAGCAGACGGCAGCATGGCATTGGCACATCGCATACAG ATTGTCACGGACCAGCAGACCGGGCAGAAGATCCAGATCGTCACAGCGCTGGATCAGGCGGGCGCAGGGAAACAGTACATCTTGACCAACACAGATGCCTCTACACAAGGCAAAGTGATCCTGGCCAGGCAAGAGCACTCCCAGGGAAAGGTCATCCTGGCTTCTCCTGATGGCTCGGGCGTCAACCAGTTGCTGTTCACGTCCCAGGACATGGCCACCCAGCAGATCCAG ATCGTGACAGACTCTGGCTCTGCGGATCTGTCTCCTTCCAAACCGATCATCGAGTATTGTGTGGTGTGTGGGGACAAGGCTTCAG GGAGACACTACGGTGCAGTGAGCTGCGAGGGCTGCAAGGGATTTTTCAAAAGAAGCATCAGAAAAAACCTAGTGTACACCTGCAGGGGCACGAGGGAGTGCGTCATCAACAAGCACCATCGCAACCGCTGCCAGTACTGCCGGCTGCAGCGCTGCATCGCCTTCGGGATGAAGCAGGACT CTGTGCAGTGTGAACGGAAGCCTGTCGAAGTCTCCCGAGAGAAGTCTGTGAACTGTGCCGCCTCAACTGAGAAGATCTACATCCGGAAGAATCTGTGCAGTCCCCTTGCGGCCACGCCCACGTTCGTGACGGACAAGGAGACCGCGCG GTCTGCCAATTTGCTGGAGTCAGGAATGCTCTTAAACATCCAGCAGCCTTTCCCAAAAGTGGAAAACACAGTCATGATGTCATCACCGGAAAAG AGCGACTCGTTTCAGGGCGATTTAAGTACACTGGCCAATGTTGTGACGTCCCTTGCACACCTCAGCAAGACCAgagagatgagtgacagcagcgCAGACCTATCGGTGATTGAGACATTAAGCAATGGCGACAATTCAATAGCAGAAATTCAAACGGAAGAGCAAACCAGTGATATAACAAG GGCATTCGATACTCTTGCTAAGGCCCTGAACCCGGGAGACCATCCTCACGTCGAGCACATGGAGGCCAGCATGCACCTCGTGTCTGGAGACCAGTCGGGCAGCGTGCTGGAGATGGACGGCCCTCTGCTGTCGGACATTCACGTGGCTTTCAAG CTCACTATGCCTTTGCCAATGCCTGAGTACCTCAATGTTAATTACATCTGTGAATCCGCTTCAAGATTGCTGTTCCTCTCCATGCACTGGGTTCGCTCAATTCCTGCTTTCCAGGCACTGGG GCAGGACAATGACACCAATCTGATGAAGGCCTGCTGGAACGAGCTTTTTGCCCTCGGTCTGGCGCAGTGCTCACAGATTATGAACGTGGCCACCATTTTAGCTGCTATTATAAACCACCTCCAGAGCAGTTTACAGGAAG ATAAACTCTCACCAGAAAGGGTGAAGATTGTAATGGAGCATATCTGGAGAATGCAAGAGTTCTGTAACGGCATGGCTAAGCTGTCTCTTGACGCTTATGAGTACGCGTATCTGAAAGCGATCGTTCTCTTTAGCCCTG ATCATCCAGGTATCGACAATATCCTGCTGATTGAAAAGTTCCAAGAGAAAGCGTACATGGAATTGCAGGACTACGTCACACGGACATACCCAGAAGACACTTACCG GTTATCAAAGCTGCTCCTGAAGCTGCCAGCGCTGAGGCTGATGAGCGCCGCCATCACAGAGGAGCTGTTCTTCGCCGGCCTCATCGGCAACGTGCAGATCGACAGCATCATCCCCTACATCCTCAAAATGGACTCCGCCGACTACAACAACCAGATCATCACCTCCATCGTGTGA
- the nr2c1 gene encoding nuclear receptor subfamily 2 group C member 1 isoform X1, whose product MESTSQRIQLIPADGSMALAHRIQIVTDQQTGQKIQIVTALDQAGAGKQYILTNTDASTQGKVILARQEHSQGKVILASPDGSGVNQLLFTSQDMATQQIQIVTDSGSADLSPSKPIIEYCVVCGDKASGRHYGAVSCEGCKGFFKRSIRKNLVYTCRGTRECVINKHHRNRCQYCRLQRCIAFGMKQDSVQCERKPVEVSREKSVNCAASTEKIYIRKNLCSPLAATPTFVTDKETARSANLLESGMLLNIQQPFPKVENTVMMSSPEKSDSFQGDLSTLANVVTSLAHLSKTREMSDSSADLSVIETLSNGDNSIAEIQTEEQTSDITRAFDTLAKALNPGDHPHVEHMEASMHLVSGDQSGSVLEMDGPLLSDIHVAFKLTMPLPMPEYLNVNYICESASRLLFLSMHWVRSIPAFQALGQLSEQVCSLLRQDNDTNLMKACWNELFALGLAQCSQIMNVATILAAIINHLQSSLQEDKLSPERVKIVMEHIWRMQEFCNGMAKLSLDAYEYAYLKAIVLFSPDHPGIDNILLIEKFQEKAYMELQDYVTRTYPEDTYRLSKLLLKLPALRLMSAAITEELFFAGLIGNVQIDSIIPYILKMDSADYNNQIITSIV is encoded by the exons ATGGAGAGCACATCGCAGAGGATACAGCTCATACCAGCAGACGGCAGCATGGCATTGGCACATCGCATACAG ATTGTCACGGACCAGCAGACCGGGCAGAAGATCCAGATCGTCACAGCGCTGGATCAGGCGGGCGCAGGGAAACAGTACATCTTGACCAACACAGATGCCTCTACACAAGGCAAAGTGATCCTGGCCAGGCAAGAGCACTCCCAGGGAAAGGTCATCCTGGCTTCTCCTGATGGCTCGGGCGTCAACCAGTTGCTGTTCACGTCCCAGGACATGGCCACCCAGCAGATCCAG ATCGTGACAGACTCTGGCTCTGCGGATCTGTCTCCTTCCAAACCGATCATCGAGTATTGTGTGGTGTGTGGGGACAAGGCTTCAG GGAGACACTACGGTGCAGTGAGCTGCGAGGGCTGCAAGGGATTTTTCAAAAGAAGCATCAGAAAAAACCTAGTGTACACCTGCAGGGGCACGAGGGAGTGCGTCATCAACAAGCACCATCGCAACCGCTGCCAGTACTGCCGGCTGCAGCGCTGCATCGCCTTCGGGATGAAGCAGGACT CTGTGCAGTGTGAACGGAAGCCTGTCGAAGTCTCCCGAGAGAAGTCTGTGAACTGTGCCGCCTCAACTGAGAAGATCTACATCCGGAAGAATCTGTGCAGTCCCCTTGCGGCCACGCCCACGTTCGTGACGGACAAGGAGACCGCGCG GTCTGCCAATTTGCTGGAGTCAGGAATGCTCTTAAACATCCAGCAGCCTTTCCCAAAAGTGGAAAACACAGTCATGATGTCATCACCGGAAAAG AGCGACTCGTTTCAGGGCGATTTAAGTACACTGGCCAATGTTGTGACGTCCCTTGCACACCTCAGCAAGACCAgagagatgagtgacagcagcgCAGACCTATCGGTGATTGAGACATTAAGCAATGGCGACAATTCAATAGCAGAAATTCAAACGGAAGAGCAAACCAGTGATATAACAAG GGCATTCGATACTCTTGCTAAGGCCCTGAACCCGGGAGACCATCCTCACGTCGAGCACATGGAGGCCAGCATGCACCTCGTGTCTGGAGACCAGTCGGGCAGCGTGCTGGAGATGGACGGCCCTCTGCTGTCGGACATTCACGTGGCTTTCAAG CTCACTATGCCTTTGCCAATGCCTGAGTACCTCAATGTTAATTACATCTGTGAATCCGCTTCAAGATTGCTGTTCCTCTCCATGCACTGGGTTCGCTCAATTCCTGCTTTCCAGGCACTGGG GCAGTTGAGTGAGCAGGTCTGTTCTCTCCTCAGGCAGGACAATGACACCAATCTGATGAAGGCCTGCTGGAACGAGCTTTTTGCCCTCGGTCTGGCGCAGTGCTCACAGATTATGAACGTGGCCACCATTTTAGCTGCTATTATAAACCACCTCCAGAGCAGTTTACAGGAAG ATAAACTCTCACCAGAAAGGGTGAAGATTGTAATGGAGCATATCTGGAGAATGCAAGAGTTCTGTAACGGCATGGCTAAGCTGTCTCTTGACGCTTATGAGTACGCGTATCTGAAAGCGATCGTTCTCTTTAGCCCTG ATCATCCAGGTATCGACAATATCCTGCTGATTGAAAAGTTCCAAGAGAAAGCGTACATGGAATTGCAGGACTACGTCACACGGACATACCCAGAAGACACTTACCG GTTATCAAAGCTGCTCCTGAAGCTGCCAGCGCTGAGGCTGATGAGCGCCGCCATCACAGAGGAGCTGTTCTTCGCCGGCCTCATCGGCAACGTGCAGATCGACAGCATCATCCCCTACATCCTCAAAATGGACTCCGCCGACTACAACAACCAGATCATCACCTCCATCGTGTGA